In Argiope bruennichi chromosome 4, qqArgBrue1.1, whole genome shotgun sequence, the sequence atgaatgtatattattttttttaaatattaaataacacgTAAAACAGTTTCCAACAATGCGTATTGTACCCATAAAGTGATTCCGAGTAGGGAAGAAAGCcgggaaataaatatattttgtaaccgTCAGTCAGGGAAATGTTGCAAGTTCAGTCAAAGAATAGtgtgggaaatattttttttacagtttctgtAGCCTCCTGTTGTACGCCAAGTTTATGCGATGCATTGCACGAGTAATGGACTAATGTCTAACTCCTTAGCTAGCGGTCGAGTGGTCTTGCAGGCGGGTCTCATCAACATCAGTAGGCCGGCCAGAGCGCTCTGCTTCTTGAATGTCATAGTCCTTGCTTTTGAATTTTTGGCGTCATATGACACAACAGTAGTACCTAAAGCTGCGCACATGAATCGGTGACATTCTCTAGCTGACTTTTTGCAACAGAATTGGAAGTGAATGATGGTTCTAATCTTGTAACACGATAGCTCCGTTTCAGACACCTTCATAAcgatatttttttacagatttctaAACACAGTGTTACAAAGTAAGTCTCTTTCTTTCAAATGccaaaaaatcatttgataaaataggAGCAAACATGCCAACGCGAACTGTTTTCGCAGACGATATTTGCAGTGGCGGGAAACTCTCATTacaacttaatatatataaatagattttaatcatttatattttcatgcattcCTTATTTCACTGATTGgaccaatataataaataacaaaatacaacAAATGATTATCATGTTATGAGAAATGATTTCAAGCCCCAGAAATCAAACTAAGCATGTTTTTTGTTCGGTTTGGTTTAGCTCATGGagtcaatatttgttttaaaataagattttgaatgtGTTCTCTTATAAAAGCTTATGATGAATATTCATCTTATACTTAGTACTAACCACCTCAGGAGAACAGCTGATTTGCCGGGAATATTGGTTGcacttcatttcaattaaattttttatgcttgtGCATCTTTTATGTGTGAACGTATCAGAATTCGTTCTGAAATTTGAAGTAGTTCtatcttaattttgtttcatgaaaACTTCCCGCCCAAACAGCCAACCCACCAGGGTTCTACATTAAGTAAGTCTCAATCTGTGAATagcaaaataagacatttttcgcGTTTTCATCCCAAGAATTTCGGAGGAGCAAACAACTCACTCAGATCCTTAATATGAGCatgaatgggtttttttttttttgaaatataaatactttttttatttaaatacagaagAATTTCCATTACTTTACGAATCAATTCATCATTTAGTCTTTTTTAGTTGATCTCGCcctaaaaaattaacatacacCTTAATTTTTAAGACGAATGAAATACATACATTATTTAACccattttttccccccttaaaGAAACACTGACTGGGGAAATGCGAATACCGTAAAgacattttaagtaaatgaaattatcGGTGCTTATTAAAAGATTGGACTTATTTTCAGGCGGAAACAATTATTAATCAAAAGAAGATTTATTAAGCTTACTGTTTTAAGAATGACCGAGTCATGGCCATTCTTTCTGTTATATAATGGATGATGCAATCAagataaacaaatacaaatgaattcttttagatggaaaaaaaaagatctaacaaacttaaaattccctgtaCTTTTCTggtttttatagatattttcaaatttcactgCATTTTCTCTGCttctaagataaattttaaattcacagtATTTTCTAGGTGTCTTGGCAACTCtgcataaatataaatgaaatatcattacacacgAGAGAATATGTGATAGCTATTCAAAATAACTCCTTTTGGTGTGGTGCAATTTTCAGAGAAATAGCTAACAAAGATAATTCCTTACAGCTCTGGCAAGTATTCTAATtccttaattcaaaaaatgttctttCAATTGCATAATCTTGTGCGTTTTGCAATGGTAACAATAAAAGTACCACTATTGCCACTGGgcaagcattattttaaaagttatatgaatGTCAATTGATAAATAATGGTTTTGTTATGTGaaatgtataaaacaaataaaacgaCTCATTATGAAACACAtagcatttttaatacatttaacaatcaaacataagatattattttacatgatttttttcaaaattaaaaattaaatgttgctaTACTTTTTAAGtatcaaagtaaaaaattcaTAGTGTTATAGTAGTAAACCAGTCTCTTCacataaatatggaaaattaaaaaaaaagtgtaaaaaatttaagtacaaaatatttttaaataagtacaatggtaacaaaaaaaattattcctgcaataaaagtacattttacaTTGATATCTagcattgcatttaaaaatatattctctgcATCGCAGTATACTCAGTAGAAAAAAGTGCACTTCATGTTATCTCAAACTTGATCCATTTATATAACTATAGAATTCAGATCAgtcaaaatatttagtataaaaataaataatatctacaaatattataataaaatcttagtATCCACAGCAAATAgtttaatttctagaatttgcCTCAACCCTACTATATAATTTAAgagttgatttaaaaataatatataaaataatatgaatgggAGGCAGTAAACATTTTATTAGCTCTTAGTGTTGTAATATTATTGATCAAAcaatgaaatgacatttttttttatctttaatataacaaatacatttaaacaaGTAGCATATagagttaaaaatgtatttaccaaaagaaataaaaattaatatcacattttcaatttttaagtaaaatagtttagagtaatatatattaaaattcgtaccaaaaaatattatccagaaacagaagaaattttaacaaaattttgatatgtacaAAGACTTATAAATGGCAATAGTTCTGTTTTGAGAATTGATATCTTTAAAGAAATCTCTTTTACTTTATTCAAAAGTAAGCAGCCAAATAAATGTTAATGTAATTGCATTACAGTAAATCCATGGAATTTCTTCTGCACTTATCACAAACTGttcataacaaaaataatctaaataaaattgcagacaaaaataTAAACTCTTCTTATTcattcttacattaaaaaaattacaccttcattttaaaaataaaattaagattgaaGGACATCAAATCAAAAaagtattacataaaaataattttcattattattttaaatgagctATAGTCAGAAATATGCTAtaagaaacaatataaatttgaaaaatagctcTGGGTTTtgagcaaatttaattaaaataatctaatcaacATCCACAAAcacttaaattcattataaaaattttattgcaaactaACAACAGCTTTCTTAGCTGCATCATCTAGATCATTTGCTGTAACAATAGGAAGACCGCTGTTAGCTAATATAGCTTTTGCCTCATCTACATTTGTccctgaaaaatcaaaataaaaagagcataaatattctgatgattacaaaaccttttaaaaaaataatgaaatcagttATACCTTCCAATCGCACAATCAATGGTACTTTCAACTGAATATTTCTACATGCATTAGTAATGCCCTTTGCAATAATGGCACAATTTACAATTCCACCAAATATGTTCACAAGCACAGCTTTTACCTAAAACAGaagattaagattttaaaaaagttactcCACAACACAGATTTTTCAtccaaaacataaattattagttaaaaatttcaaaaactaattacaTACATCaatacaaaattcttataaaaatgcagaatttttaattttttttacaaatgatttcGCTATTTACAGAAATATGCTCATATGAATATAACTGGTCgataatcattttttcaatattaaccTTCGTAAAAGCAATACACTGTTTTATAACCACAAAAGTTAGTGCTACagggtaattataattaaagttacgatttcaaagatcgataattttaaaactactgatCAGAATGGcttgatattttagcagaacaatcgTAAAGCAATGGAATTTTATTCGGCAcacgaaagagagagagagagagagagaaaaggagTTCCAAAATGTCCCGATAGATGGCACTGTACGAGGAAAGACCAAAAATGGATTCGTTAACTACAGGAATATTGTTAGCCAAAAGAAAACAAGAGAGTGCAGGGATTTACTAAAAAGCGATATATTAGCGATTAAGACAAGAATACATATTTATAGCAATAACAttgataatgacaaaaaaaaaaaaaaaaaaaaaagagcttcatGGAACTAAGACCTTATTGATGGGGAGTTAGGGCATAAGTTATTCAATATGCCTTCCGCTACTAATTGGAAGCGCAAAACGGCATGCTCCCCAACAGATCGGAGGGTATCTGTACTGATATAATGGATGTGGTGTGCGATGCTTGCCTTCAAGTCTGCTAGATTCTCAATCCGCCCGCTGTAAACAACATTGCTCAGGTACCCCAAAGCCAGAAATCACACGGGTTTAAGTCGGGTGAACGCAGCGGCCACGTTGTTGGAAAATGGAAGTTTGTGATCCTATCATTTCCGAAATGAGGACTCAGCAGTTGCTTCACAGGTGTAACAATATGAGAGGAGCGCCATCTTGCAGGAATATTGTGCGATCCACACACTGACGCTGCTGAAGTGCCGAAAAGGACATGTTACGCAAAAGTGCTTCATACCGCTTGCCAGTAACGGAATCGAACTGTTAGTCAGCTCTTGTAATTCTGTAGCCACATCTTCCATTGCCGCCGAAACTGACTTCCTTCCTCTACCCTGTTTCACGTCAAATGAACCGGTCTCTTCGAATTTAGACCGCAGACCATTTGTGGTAATTGGACCCGATTTTATGTCGGAAACTTTCTGATAGCTGTAAGTGCACAATCATATAAAAAAGCTTCAAGAGCAGAGTGCAACCCTTCATAGTCAGACTCATGATGAAGCATTCAGGCAAAGGGCTGGTGCTCTGCGTTTTTATGGCAGCTATGCCTGTGGTGCGCATGTCACATAGAAGTGATTCGCATATCTCCAAATAATGTGAACCCCGACAGCGCCATCTAACggcacattttggaactttttttttttccccgttctccaaacaaaattttattcactcaCGATTGCtctgctaaaatatcaagtcattctgaccagcacttttaaaattatcgatttttgaaatcgtaactttaattataatcaccctgtatattattcCATAGCCAAATTTTATggttcatttgaaataaaaatggttaCTGAAACTGCAATTTACATATGCTTATAATACTATTCTTTCCAacaatgcaaaattaatatattcttaaattaatattaatagttataatatattaaaagaaggatGTTTAATTGATAACCTAGCCACAATGAATGAATAAGACTTTGTGAATAAGACTTGATAAATATGATGCAAACAAAAAAGTTCcaatctgacaaaaaaaaatgctgttattaattaaaaatttgaaaggtaAAAACATACAAGAAACTGACCAGAAAAACCAAGAAAGGTTATGTAAAACTAGTCAGTATTCAGGAGCCACATATGACATACACCTTCAAATCAATGACTTGAAAGTTAAGACCATGACATacaagtgatatatatatatatactaattttcactgaaaaataaattaaaagatcttGCACAGCATTCCAATATTCTTATAATGGAACATAAAAGGAATATCTTGCATGAAACATTTCtgtttgattatatttcaaaatgtacaaTCTCTCTATGAAGCCTATCCTGAAATGGTGTCTAATAAAAGTCCACAGTGGATAAACAAACCTTTGCTGTGGAATTTTAAATAGGCAGATCCATGACACACTGAAACAGTGATTTAAGCTTTATCATTTTCCAGGCTTAGAGCAACAAATATTTCCAAATGGAATATTTGGATGTTCCCATTAATTGCTAACTGTCttactcaaaaaataattaaagagtgTATGTAGATTTTCTACTTTGAATGCATTCAAAACtgtattgaattaatatttcatttttatttgtatgaagtCATTATATCAAAGAATGGCCTCCCCAAAGACATATTCTCTAAAAAAGGTGTTATTCCCATCACATGACATAAAACTCTGGATGGAAGACTTCTTGTGAATGGagttcactcaaaatttgataacaatccactaatttggtgtaaagatcataaaccaaatttcacctctctaattaaaagcatttttgagttatctttgttgccaagacataatgccaaaaattcaaactcagggaggtctgaaataTGGCGATTTGTCttaatctcgagttcaaattttttgataattacaatggaGTTGAAAGAAGCACTCACTTTTTCATCTGAGGTAAGTATCCTAAATGCTTGGTAAACTTGATCTTCTTGCACCATTCCACCAACATCCAAGAAGTTAGCTGGGCTGCCACCATAAATGTGAATTATATCCATAGTAGCCATTGCTAAGCCAGCACCATTCACTTCAAGTTGAAAAACAAGGATTAATATTGGTTATAGAAAATGgacacaattattaaaataaattacttatactgaagaaaataaattagttaagaaGTAACTTCAGCAATAAATGAGTTTTCACTATTATAGCAATAGCAAATCAAGTTGATAGCAAATAGAAAAAGATTGCAATGCCAGTGACtgacaaaatgaatattttttcataatcacAGGGCTCTTAAAAATCAATTCCATACAgcgatattaattatttatgcttgAAACTAAATGGCATTCAACTTCGTCAATGtcctttaaatgcattaaaatcataTCCAGAACTGCttaattgattacaaaaaaaaaaaaaaaaatgaaaatggaacaatagtattataaaagaatatcacTGGTTTGtactgttttttattataatattcatgaAATTACTGTATATTATGTAACAACAACAacgattataataataataaacacagcGAAATCTCATCTGCATCAATCCaagttttcagtttaattaaaactaaaattaatttaaacatgcacaaagttataaacaaacaaaaataaaattcaaactctcctgaaaatatgaaaaaaagtatattctaaatacatttctaaaattgttcCAGTAGATAACATGGAGAATTTCTATATTAACCAATAAGTTTAGGGAATGTTTTTAAGAATGTGTCTTTCTTGCTTTCTTCATTACCCTAAAATAAGCTTAGATGTTTACAAGCCTTTTCCTAGGAAAGTCAATCCAATTAAGTTCTGTCCTCTCCCTTTTCCAAATACCAGAtagtttagcaaaaaaaaaaaaaaaaaaaaaaaaatagtagcttgattgctataaaatattattgacatcCCTATTTAATTcttagttctgtgttaaattttatagTATCCGGCTCTTCaattagtttctaaatttttgagTTAGTTCTCcaataatttttacatgtttcttcTACCAGAtatgtttctttttcatatttatctttcaCAGTCTCTGTCCGTGTTTCAGCAGCATATGTGAGAGATGGTCTGATTAAAGCTTTGTAAATGAgtaatttgggtttttttttttgtgattaaatatgatttaaatatatttataatttaaaaaaaacatcctgtaACAGATGTGATTCTATTGCGAACTTCTGGGATTATGCCATTCACTGGgttcacttcaaaatttaaatatttgaagctaTTGATAGTTTCAAGTttgtattcttctttttttaataaggattattaaaacttatataattataGGTTTACTTTTCTTCTAGTTAATGACAAGATGTATTTTATCCACTCCAGCTTTCAAAGAAAGGAAGGCATGTTTAAGTGCTTTTAGCATCCAAGCAACAACATCAATGTCCTCAACAAATGCTAAAATATGCACAGAAACTTTTATAATGTTAAtgttagttataaaattattaatgttaaacttttataatgtttaatgttaatgttagaaacttttacaatatttaatgttagaaacttaaaaaaaaacattttttttttagtgagaTTGAACAGAAGACAAATCAATGCATCTTCCTGTATGAGGCCATTTAAAATGATAACAAGTTTTAATAGGTTGTTCTGAATGTTGACTCTTAGTTTAGTTTCACTTAAAGTACTAGTAACCAGCTCGATCAGTTTTTCAGGTATGTTAAACTCTCTCACTGACCaagtaatttttcattcactgagccagaaattgtttcaaaatctaTAAGCAAACACAGGAGTACTAATACAAAATTCTCTTGTCTATTCCATGATTTATCTTAAGTTACAGATCTGTTCCATTGTTGATCTTCCCTTACAGAATACACATTAATAACACTCAAAGATGTTTTTAGTATAAGCAACTAATCTGCTGAACTAATAGTTATTGGCAACTCATAAAagccaattaattaattaataatttttttcaatataacaaTATCTTCAGagattgtaataatataatattcattatttatttaatttttcagtcatTGAGAATTGACAAATAAGAGTATATTGAATAAACTATTTGTcatctttattcaaaattgcatcattaaaatgtatttattatgaccaagaacaataaaaatttatttacccaTGCAAGCTATGTTTCCATCCATCCCAATGTAATTTAAGTGATACTTAGCAGCATCAACTTCCCTAGGATCACTTTCAGAGTGATCATCCATCTCAAAGATTTTCTTTTGTCTAAACTCTGcattatcatcaaaattaaattttgcatcaaaacagagaactagaaaaaaatatatatattgtagtacAAATTGAACTGCAGACAAACTTATAATacatcaaaattacttttttatagaattaatttagaaGTCATCTTACCTCTGCTATCTTTAGTTTCTCCAAATGGATTGATTTCTATTTGAGTAGCATCAActttaatgaataaatcatacaattttttaatttgctgagctgcctataaataattgtaaatagatATGTAAGAATACATgtataaaaaccaaatttaagcacatttactaaataaaaatatctttacagcATCAAATTTCACCTTATCAAGCAATCATTTCAAAGTAAACAAGCAAGCAAAATggaatttcacagaaaaaaaattatgatttatgatACAATAAATctaacattaaaatatcattgttataaacattacaaaaaaaatataaagagagagaaagaaaatgatCTATACAACAGAATGCAAGCAAATGtatatattacagaaattaaattttacctgaTGAAGCAAATctccttcaaattttaatttttgggcGATATTTCTAGCTTGGCTGTCAGTAATTCCTCTAGTGATATCTATGACTTCCTAAAGGAAAggaaatatgaatcaaaatacctattttcaaaagaaattggaTGACTTTTGTTGATGGTAACATattgcaaaattaagctccaaaATTAGAATAagctgcaaataaataaataaatctttaagaaaatacttaaattattaaaatacctttaagtgcttaaaatttttttatagaattttattctttccatCCCCAGATGATACTCAGcagtttaagatatttaaaacaaatttaatttaaacaacaaatGTTCCTTCTATCATACAGTGCAACAATTCTCCCTATAATAAAATAAGACACTTTTAAAGGCTATATGTAAAAAACTACACAAAATAGCattaagtttagaaattttttaaaaaaaatcacttcaaattttaaaatcagggCTTTTGAGCATATTGAATCACCATTAAAATTACTTGACTGTTAAAGTTCATGACTACATAATAGATTTGTCTGAACATTGTAGAATAAGTATGTacacaaacacttttttttataaatacatatcataatattataatattttaatgttgccTAATGTAGCAGAATAGCCAAGAGATATGAAATTCATGAAGGAACCACattcatagaaaatatattattttcatcacaTGATTTCAATGTgataaaacatactaaattaatattttttttacaaaaaaaaaaatatattaattattgcttATGTAGTTCAAAAACATGTGCATAACTAACTTTATAGATCAATTCTGGTGTTTCCTTAGCAACTTCTTCTATATCAACACCACCAGCTGGACTAGCAACAATGACAGGCCCGCCACTTTCTCGGTCCATTAATATGGCCAAATAAGTTTCTCTAGAAATATCTACTGCTTCTGCAAtcataatctgaaaataaagaaaaaaatttaagactttaatttaaaatttaatttttatatatcacattaaaattcaacaaaaatcttACTTTATTAACTGTAACTCCATTTTTAGGAGTTTGTTTGGTGACCAGATTATAGCCAAGCATTTGCTTTGCAAGTGCAGGAACATCTTTAGgactgaaaatagttttttttaaatatatatatatataagtattaattttatgtgTCAACTTCtacacttttatataaaaataataataataaaaaaacatttactataaaagaatactttaaattcatggaaaaattcaaaaacaatttatctgCATACATTGCAAGAACAAGTTCCTTAGAttagaaaatttagataaaaaatatatttacttttctattttaaaacacaattatcactactaattaaaataaaacccaTATTTCCATTTTTGTGTCTTCGGAAATCTAACAGAAAAGTCTTCAACTTAATCAggggggaaaaaaatgcaaaagtataataatgtttataagtaACTATTGTTAgcaaaacaagagaaaaataaatgatatcaacTCAAAAATTGCAGGCTAATGAATAAAGCATCTATAAGAATTTATTCTAAATCAAACCTTTTTTTAGAatcttctatttcaaaaatatttttagtcacaAGCAtggttaattatttaaacaagaaACTGATCACATACTCGCGTGTCAATTTGACTCCACCTTTAAGACCACTTGAGAACACTCCTTTGCCTCGTCCTCCAGCTAAAATCTGAGCTTTGATTACATATTCATCAACATCtggataagaaaattaataacacaaaagaattatttttaacagggattttttttttaataaaaaggtacatttatgtaaaaaaaatatattccaatactTAATTCTGCTTCATGAAAGTCTATTGTAAATAAGTAACTATGtattttactgaaatgaaatatcataaCTTCATTTGCCATCTTTGgttaaaattacataacaatCTAGTGTAAATGttgtaatgaattatatattcacACAACAATAAATGaacatactattttttaaaaaatttaaaccaaaaaatataatgctattaattgttattttttgaattaaaaaattagacaGTACATCAGTTTTGGAAGggcaatttaacaaataaatttttttacttttgaattctGAAAAACACCTTAAGAttacatttgcaaataaaaattgataaaagtacAAACTTTAGTATAGTAATACAAAATTTACTTACGAAAAGAATGCGATATTTCTTCTGCTTCATTTACACTAGAAGCAATTCTAAAATTCTGTACATTAATACCATTTTCTTGCATTAATTGTTTACTCTGATActcttgtaaatttaaatatcgaACAGGGACAACTGATGATGgaagctataaaattaaaaaagtttaatttgaaaaactggtttaaaaaatttagtttcatcataaatttcaagataaactGTCCATATATAATGACACTAtatgatacttttaaataataattgatataacaCAATGAGTatgttatacaaatattttttgctgcaataataatataagataCTAAACTTAGAGCAGCCGAgcacaaacataatttcaaatttcatgtgAATTCTTGaatgaatttagattttataagaaACAATGTCACTCTAAATCTAAATCTGCTCTACCAAACTATATTCTAATGTTGAAAATCTATACTAAATTGTATTTAGAGACCCaagtatattttgtaaaaataattcgaaaattttttaaaaaatatttttataatgaagaatgcggtggtaaaaaaaaaaaggccacaattactaaatttaattttttattaattaaaaatttacaattttataacaaatattattaaaaaaatttttaataaaaaatgaggagttttaagtataaaaacaaGACATctttaatagttattattatcaaatactAAGACTTTTCGAAACGTAATGAAATGacgttttaatttcaaaatcatctcATCAtgcttgataaaaattaatttccgcGTATTATATACAATCTAAaacttctatatttaaaaataaaaaaagttaaaagttattcACCacatcaaagtaaaattttatatgagatCGCTGATCATACTCGATTTATCACATGGTCCACATATGTAAGTTGAGGGCACAGACCTCGCTTACCATTTCAATGAtacattatcatttaataaaccgaaacttcaaaaaaatactACAAAGTACCTTATGGTCGAGTAAGTTATACAGAGAAGAACCATGTTTCGCTAGCCTACGAAAAAATGccataatttgtaattttctatgaTTAATGCTAACttgaaatcaattataaatgcAATGTTGAAAACAAGCTAAAGACCTAAtgataagataaataaacaacGATTACCGGAAGCGACATAGAATTATGTGACCTTGCTATTGGCAacagaataaacatttttaatccgATGTACAGTCGCGGAAGAGAAGAATTACTTAGCTTTAATCTGGCATTGTTCACCGTACAATCACAAAAAAAGATAGGAATTAATCAAAGagaattaatatacaaatttcagaaataaaaatttcataagggGCCATCTATATAGAGAAATAAGAACAAACTAGAAAATGTCCAATGGCAATACCCATTTCCCtcatgatatttgaaaattcccTCAAAAATGAAGCAGTCCATCTGGTTAGAAAACATCAGTGAAATTTGCCAAATAAATGGTGAATGCGAATCTTTTCCATTCACTTCATATTTCCGGAAGCTTCGTACTGTGTGTCCACCAGAAGAACACTTCCCGCCAAATGTCTATGTTTATGGTGGGCGTCATAAAAACAAGTTTCAGTAGGAAAGATTCATTTCGAAAAGGAGGAATCGGACGGAAGTCttggagttatttttttcttagtgtcagtttgaagcaataaaagaaaaagaaaaaaaagctgttGATTATTCGTCTTCGAGATAAATCTGTTTCTAAAGTatcattattgctttttttatagtaaaagtgCAAAATTCCTTTACATTTAAAGAGTGGCGTCTTTTTTTCCTACtttgttgtgaatttttatttttattacattaaaaatttagaaaaatgtgttaaaagtgTATAAGCtacaaagtaaaattataaaagtatttttcatatgattttcaaCTAAAACTAAAGACTAATTCTTTAacgaaaattttatatcttaatatacgtttataactttttcaaaatcaaaaacttttctttaatgctataaattgtaatttaatgaaatacttgTCATAAATCAgaattagacaatttttttttgcagatgAAATACGATCTCCCTTTGAATTCATCGATGTATGGAACTGAAAAATACAGAAATCCATTAaaagatcatatttttaaaacaataaactttcgaaacttttaaagcaaattatacttAGTTGCttgcattgaaaaaattaaactgattattgatttttaattcttttttggaaacaatattgaagatttaagtttttatagggaatattgaatttaattattttgaaaggaattataTTCTACGAATTCAGTactttattttcatagaattattgaatta encodes:
- the LOC129966569 gene encoding succinate--CoA ligase [GDP-forming] subunit beta, mitochondrial-like isoform X1; amino-acid sequence: MAFFRRLAKHGSSLYNLLDHKLPSSVVPVRYLNLQEYQSKQLMQENGINVQNFRIASSVNEAEEISHSFHVDEYVIKAQILAGGRGKGVFSSGLKGGVKLTRDPKDVPALAKQMLGYNLVTKQTPKNGVTVNKIMIAEAVDISRETYLAILMDRESGGPVIVASPAGGVDIEEVAKETPELIYKEVIDITRGITDSQARNIAQKLKFEGDLLHQAAQQIKKLYDLFIKVDATQIEINPFGETKDSRVLCFDAKFNFDDNAEFRQKKIFEMDDHSESDPREVDAAKYHLNYIGMDGNIACMVNGAGLAMATMDIIHIYGGSPANFLDVGGMVQEDQVYQAFRILTSDEKVKAVLVNIFGGIVNCAIIAKGITNACRNIQLKVPLIVRLEGTNVDEAKAILANSGLPIVTANDLDDAAKKAVVSLQ
- the LOC129966569 gene encoding succinate--CoA ligase [GDP-forming] subunit beta, mitochondrial-like isoform X2 produces the protein MQENGINVQNFRIASSVNEAEEISHSFHVDEYVIKAQILAGGRGKGVFSSGLKGGVKLTRDPKDVPALAKQMLGYNLVTKQTPKNGVTVNKIMIAEAVDISRETYLAILMDRESGGPVIVASPAGGVDIEEVAKETPELIYKEVIDITRGITDSQARNIAQKLKFEGDLLHQAAQQIKKLYDLFIKVDATQIEINPFGETKDSRVLCFDAKFNFDDNAEFRQKKIFEMDDHSESDPREVDAAKYHLNYIGMDGNIACMVNGAGLAMATMDIIHIYGGSPANFLDVGGMVQEDQVYQAFRILTSDEKVKAVLVNIFGGIVNCAIIAKGITNACRNIQLKVPLIVRLEGTNVDEAKAILANSGLPIVTANDLDDAAKKAVVSLQ